The following coding sequences lie in one Lolium perenne isolate Kyuss_39 chromosome 2, Kyuss_2.0, whole genome shotgun sequence genomic window:
- the LOC127335734 gene encoding uncharacterized protein has protein sequence MGRPPPHEHHRPHLWERLLPPPRRAACILRDAPPSTPRSASSSSKTARQHASLLPFQSFYQSNIRVRKRGRRFCGGERWPGREARVCSRQRRRRPRDPPTRTRTRRRRPCPAPLAPGSRVLSMKENNRTELTLVIRSSNMISLGQHHHWKTTNVLMVTPFRGLTLPVAKSGSWISGGLLGTWVLG, from the exons ATGGGCCGCCCTCCACCGCacgagcatcaccgcccacatcTTTGGGAACGTCTCCTGCCTCCTCCGCGACGCGCCGCCTGCATCCTCCGCGACGCGCCGCCGTCGACGCCCCGGAGCGCGTCGTCCTCGAGTAAAACAGCGAGACAGCACGCGAGCCTTCTTCCGTTCCAAAGCTTCTACCAGAGCAACATACGAGTGAGGAAGCGAG GTAGAAGGTTCTGTGGCGGAGAGAGATGGCCGGGAAGGGAGGCAAGGGTCTGCTCGCGGCAAAGACGACGGCGGCCAAGGGATCCGCCGACAAGGACAAGGACAAGAAGAAGGCGCCCGTGTCCCGCTCCTCTCGCGCCGGGATCCAG GGTGCTGTCGATGAAGGAAAATAACCGAACAGAG TTGACGCTGGTTATTCGGAGCAGCAACATGATTAGCCTGGGGCAGCACCATCATTGGAAAACCACTAATGTCCTCATGGTTACTCCATTCCGTGGTTTGACCCTTCCAG TTGCTAAAAGTGGCTCTTGGATATCAGGTGGTTTGCTTGGAACATGGGTTTTAGGATGA